A stretch of DNA from Plantibacter sp. Leaf314:
CCGAAGTCGGTCTACGCGCTGGACGTCGACGACATGAAGCAGCTCACGGGTGGCGACACCGGCGTCGAATCCATCGAACTCTCGCCCGGTCAGATCACCGACCTGCCGAACGGGCTCGGGACGGTGTCGTTCGACAACGTGGCCGCCAACCCGTCGACGGAGAACTACGCCGGCTCGGTCAAGCGGTTCGCCTCGTTCGACGTCCACCACGATCCGACCCAGCTGTGGGTGCTCGCGTTCGCCATCCTCGCGTTGTCCGGCCTCATCACCTCGCTGTTCGTCGCCAGGCGCCGCGTGTGGGTGAAGGCCGTGGCCGGTGCCGACGGCACGGTCTCGCTCGAATACGCCGGCCTCGCCCGTGGCGAGGACCCCGGCCTCGAGGCCGCGGTTGAAGCGATCGCGGAAGCCCACAGCCCAACGCCTGTCCCGTCCGAACCCGAAGGTAGAATCGCCCCGTGACCCTCGTCGAAATCTCGAACCTCTGCCTCTGGTCGGCTGTCGCCGTCTACGCGCTGGCGTTCATCGCCTTCACGTTCGACCTCGCGCGCCGGAGCGCCGAGGTCACCGCGGCGATCGACGCCGCCGAACGCGAGCGCGTCGCGCAGCCCGCTGCCCAGGAACGCGTCGGTGCCCTCGCCAACGCGAACGGCGGTTCGGTCGCGCCGATCAGCACGAGCGACGGCGTGGTCCGCAAGTCCCGCCGCCCGGCGGACGAGCCCGAGCAGCAGGCGTCGCGCAAGTCGCCGAGCCTCCGGGTCGGTGTCTCGCTCACCGTCATCGCCTTCCTGCTCCACCTCGTGGCCGACGTCACGCGAGGGATCGCCGCCGGTCGTGTCCCGTGGGCGAACATGTACGAGTTCGCGATGACGGGCACGCTGCTCATCGTCGCCGTGTTCCTCGTCGTCATCACGCGCGTCGACCTCCGCTTCCTCGGCAGCTTCGTCATCGGTCTCGTCACGGTCCTGCTCGGCCTCGCGACGGCCAATTTCTACGTCGAGGTCGTCCCGCTGCCACCGGCGCTGCAGTCCGCCTGGTTGGTCATCCACGTGTTCGTCGCGAGCCTCGGCACGGCGTTCTTCGCGATCGGCTTCGCGCTGAGTGTCGTGCAGCTCCTGCAGGGACGCCGTGAGCGCCGACTCGGGCTGGTGCAGCCCGCGCAGAGCTCGGGGCGACTCCGCTTCCTGCTCACCCTGCCGAACGCGGAACGCCTCGAGAACCTCGCCTACCGCGTGAACATCATCGGGTTCATCTTCTGGACGTTCACCCTCATGGCCGGCGCCATCTGGGCCGAGCGGGCCTGGGGCCGGTACTGGGGCTGGGACACCAAAGAGGTGTGGACCTTCATCATCTGGGTGATCTTCGCCGGGTACATCCACGCGAGGGCGACCCGCGGTTGGCGCGGATCCCGGGCGGCGACGCTCGCGATCATCGGCTTCAGTGCCGTGATGTTCAACTTCGTCGTGGTCAACGTCTTCTTCAAGGGCCTGCACGCCTACAGCGGCCTGTAAGCGGGACCGGTCCCCGAAGCGGCCCCTGACCCCGGTCCCTGAACCCCTCCGCCGGTCCCTGAGCTTGTCGACGGGCGGGCGTCAGCCGATCAGGGCGTGCGTCCGTCGCAGCCGGTCGAGCCACCAGGCGGTGCGTTCCGGCGACGCGGTGAAGTGGTCGAGGAGGTCGACGTCGACCTCCACGCGTCGCACCGCGATGCCACCGTCCACCGGGTCCAGCGCGCTGGTGGTCACATCGCCGCCGAGCAGCGCGGTCGTCCCGAGCCCGCAGTCGTAGTCGAGTTCGGGCAGTGCTGCTGCAAGGTGGGCTCCCATCGAGATCCCGACCGAGGTGTCGAGCGCGCTGGACACCACGATCGGCAGTCCTGCCTCCCCGGCGATGCGCAGTGCCGCGTGGACGCCGCCGAGTGGCTGCGCCTTGACGACCAGCAGGTCGGCGGCTCCGGCACGAGCGACGGCCAAGGGGTCCTCCGCCTTCCGGACGCTCTCGTCGGCCGCGATGGGGACGTCCAGGGAGGAGACGCGCTCACGGATCTCGGCGAGCTCGGCGACGGTCGCGCACGGCTGTTCGACGTACTCGAGGTCGAACGGTTCGAGGGCACGGATCGCGTGCTCGGCCTCGTCGACGTTCCAGTTCGTGTTGGCGTCCACTCGCAGCCGGCCCTCCGGTCCGATGGCCTTCCGGACGGCGGCGACGCGGGCGACGTCGTCGGCGAGGACCTGGCCGCGTTCGGCCACCTTCACCTTCGCGGTCCGGCAACCGGGGAAGCGGGACAGGATCGCCGCGACGTCGTCCGCGC
This window harbors:
- a CDS encoding o-succinylbenzoate synthase, with translation MLATIDDVLATARVVSIPLRVRFRGIDTREAVLFRGPEGWTEFSPFVEYDDDEATAWLRAAIDFGWSASPPLNRDRIRVNATVPAVGADDVAAILSRFPGCRTAKVKVAERGQVLADDVARVAAVRKAIGPEGRLRVDANTNWNVDEAEHAIRALEPFDLEYVEQPCATVAELAEIRERVSSLDVPIAADESVRKAEDPLAVARAGAADLLVVKAQPLGGVHAALRIAGEAGLPIVVSSALDTSVGISMGAHLAAALPELDYDCGLGTTALLGGDVTTSALDPVDGGIAVRRVEVDVDLLDHFTASPERTAWWLDRLRRTHALIG
- the ccsB gene encoding c-type cytochrome biogenesis protein CcsB, with translation MTLVEISNLCLWSAVAVYALAFIAFTFDLARRSAEVTAAIDAAERERVAQPAAQERVGALANANGGSVAPISTSDGVVRKSRRPADEPEQQASRKSPSLRVGVSLTVIAFLLHLVADVTRGIAAGRVPWANMYEFAMTGTLLIVAVFLVVITRVDLRFLGSFVIGLVTVLLGLATANFYVEVVPLPPALQSAWLVIHVFVASLGTAFFAIGFALSVVQLLQGRRERRLGLVQPAQSSGRLRFLLTLPNAERLENLAYRVNIIGFIFWTFTLMAGAIWAERAWGRYWGWDTKEVWTFIIWVIFAGYIHARATRGWRGSRAATLAIIGFSAVMFNFVVVNVFFKGLHAYSGL